A single region of the Pararhodospirillum photometricum DSM 122 genome encodes:
- a CDS encoding efflux RND transporter permease subunit, whose translation MKAGLSGTLTRAFIASPLTPLLLLAALAVGLLALAGLPREEEPQISVPMVDIHISADGLRAVDAVELVTKPLEDVVKGIDDVDHVYSQSVDDQVAVTARFKVGTDEDVAMLRVHETIRANYNRIPLGIPEPLIVGRGINDVPIVVLTLAGQGPHADRWTRNALTDLAQDLLPELMKDENIGLTFLIGDAPNQIRVEPDPERLATLGVTLNQLVEKVQNANRSFRVGSLREANSALPAAAGQTLQGVPDIGQLLITTQDGRPVYVADVARVVVGSTPEEHRLWQAHPVAGGQELDIRPAVSLAFAKRKGANAVVVAEALLERLDTLKGRLIPEGVAVEVTRNYGATAQDKADELLFHLGLATASIVLLVSLAIGWREGLVVALVIPCTILLTLFASWLMGYTLNRVSLFALIFSIGILVDDAIVVVENIARHWAMRDDRSVVDKAVDGVAEVGNPTIIATLTIVAALLPMMAVSGLMGPYMSPIPANASAAMVFSFFVAVVITPWLLLRLAGRRAASAAHAEAVDHEGRLGRFYRALARPVLASRARALTFLLLTGLATLAVCTLFYTRDVTVKLLPFDNKSEFQVIADLPEGTSLEETERVLRAAARRLADLPELTSVQLHAGTAAPFTFNGLVRHYYLREAPHMGDLQVNLVSRHDRTRASHAIALEARERLRSLPVPPGASLKVVEVPPGPPVLATLLAEIYGPDDASRQAALARVKAAFAAVPFVVDVDDMAGEKAPRLRYSLDSEALALHGVEEEAVYDTLAALIGGVSVGYSHQGQGARPVEIVVRLPPDALTPGERLLATPVPAASGTVELGDVVRVHKEESSRLIYRRDGHFVEMVMADLAGAVEAPIYGMLAVNKLLAEAPDPLPVALHGAPLDESRPSVLWDGEWEITYVTFRDMGAAFGVALLGIYLLVVGLFKSFKIPLLVLVPVPLTLIGIVLGHWAFGAPFSAPSMIGFIALAGIIVRNSILLVDFIRHARAHAGSLRDALLEAGAVRVKPIVLTALAAMIGGAFILGDPIFQGLALSLVFGLASSTALTLLVIPAIYVVLRDDGRPEGSPPGPKSGIAPANASR comes from the coding sequence ATGAAAGCCGGTCTTTCGGGAACCCTGACCCGCGCCTTCATCGCCTCGCCGCTCACGCCCCTCCTTCTCCTGGCGGCGCTGGCGGTGGGCCTCCTCGCGCTGGCTGGTCTGCCGCGCGAGGAGGAACCGCAGATCTCAGTGCCCATGGTTGATATCCACATCTCCGCCGACGGCCTGCGCGCCGTCGATGCCGTGGAACTGGTGACCAAACCCCTGGAGGACGTGGTCAAGGGCATCGACGACGTGGACCACGTCTATTCGCAAAGCGTGGATGATCAGGTGGCGGTCACCGCCCGCTTCAAGGTTGGCACCGACGAGGACGTGGCCATGCTGCGCGTCCACGAGACCATCCGTGCCAACTATAACCGCATCCCGCTTGGCATCCCCGAACCGTTGATCGTCGGGCGGGGCATCAACGACGTGCCCATCGTGGTGCTCACTCTCGCCGGTCAGGGGCCACACGCCGACCGCTGGACCCGCAATGCCCTAACCGACCTCGCCCAGGACCTGTTGCCTGAACTGATGAAGGACGAAAACATCGGCCTGACCTTCCTGATCGGTGATGCCCCCAACCAAATCCGGGTCGAGCCCGATCCCGAACGGCTGGCCACGCTGGGCGTCACCCTCAACCAACTGGTCGAGAAGGTGCAAAACGCCAACCGCTCCTTCCGGGTGGGTTCCTTGCGCGAGGCCAACAGCGCCCTGCCCGCAGCGGCCGGCCAAACCCTGCAAGGGGTGCCCGACATCGGCCAACTCCTGATCACCACCCAGGACGGCCGGCCGGTCTATGTTGCCGACGTGGCCCGGGTGGTGGTGGGATCCACCCCGGAGGAACACCGGCTGTGGCAGGCCCACCCGGTGGCCGGCGGCCAGGAGCTCGACATCCGTCCCGCCGTGTCCCTGGCCTTTGCCAAGCGCAAGGGCGCCAACGCGGTGGTGGTAGCCGAGGCCCTGCTAGAGCGCCTGGACACCCTCAAGGGCCGCCTGATCCCCGAGGGGGTGGCGGTGGAGGTCACCCGCAACTACGGCGCCACCGCCCAGGACAAGGCCGATGAGCTGCTGTTCCACCTGGGTCTGGCCACGGCGTCCATCGTCTTGCTGGTCAGCTTGGCGATTGGCTGGCGCGAGGGTCTGGTGGTCGCCTTGGTCATCCCTTGCACCATCTTGCTTACGTTGTTTGCCAGTTGGCTCATGGGCTACACCCTGAACCGGGTCAGCCTGTTCGCCCTGATCTTTTCCATCGGCATTTTGGTGGATGACGCCATCGTGGTGGTGGAGAACATCGCTCGGCACTGGGCGATGCGCGACGATCGCTCCGTGGTGGACAAGGCGGTGGATGGCGTGGCCGAGGTGGGCAATCCCACCATCATCGCCACCTTGACCATCGTCGCCGCCTTGCTGCCCATGATGGCCGTCTCGGGCCTGATGGGCCCCTACATGAGCCCCATCCCGGCCAACGCTTCGGCGGCCATGGTGTTCAGCTTTTTTGTCGCGGTGGTCATCACGCCTTGGCTGCTGCTGCGTTTGGCTGGCCGGCGCGCCGCCAGCGCCGCCCACGCCGAAGCCGTCGATCACGAGGGCCGGCTGGGCCGCTTCTACCGCGCGCTCGCCCGCCCGGTGCTGGCCAGCCGGGCCCGGGCCTTGACCTTCCTGCTGCTCACCGGCCTTGCCACGCTGGCCGTGTGCACGCTGTTTTATACCCGCGACGTGACGGTCAAGCTGCTGCCCTTCGACAACAAGTCGGAGTTCCAGGTGATTGCCGACCTGCCCGAGGGCACCTCGCTGGAGGAAACCGAGCGCGTCTTGCGCGCGGCCGCCCGGCGTCTGGCCGATCTTCCCGAACTGACCAGCGTGCAACTCCACGCCGGTACGGCGGCGCCGTTCACTTTTAATGGCCTCGTACGCCATTATTACCTGCGCGAGGCGCCGCACATGGGCGACCTTCAGGTCAACCTCGTCTCGCGCCACGACCGGACGCGGGCCAGCCACGCCATCGCCTTGGAGGCGCGCGAGCGGCTGCGCTCCTTGCCCGTGCCACCCGGCGCCAGCTTGAAGGTGGTGGAGGTGCCTCCGGGTCCGCCGGTGCTGGCCACCTTGCTGGCCGAGATTTATGGCCCCGACGACGCCAGCCGCCAAGCCGCCCTGGCCCGGGTCAAGGCCGCCTTCGCGGCGGTGCCGTTTGTCGTGGACGTGGACGACATGGCCGGCGAAAAGGCGCCGCGCCTGCGCTATTCGCTCGACAGCGAGGCCCTGGCCCTGCATGGCGTCGAGGAGGAAGCGGTTTACGATACCCTGGCCGCTCTGATCGGCGGGGTCAGTGTGGGCTATTCCCACCAGGGCCAAGGCGCGCGGCCGGTCGAGATCGTCGTGCGCCTGCCCCCGGACGCCCTGACCCCGGGCGAGCGCCTGCTGGCCACCCCGGTGCCAGCCGCCTCGGGAACCGTGGAACTGGGCGACGTGGTGCGCGTCCACAAGGAGGAAAGCTCGCGCCTGATCTACCGCCGCGATGGCCATTTTGTCGAAATGGTCATGGCCGACTTGGCCGGGGCGGTGGAGGCGCCGATCTATGGCATGCTCGCGGTCAACAAACTCCTGGCCGAGGCCCCCGATCCCCTGCCCGTCGCCCTGCACGGCGCCCCCCTTGATGAATCCCGGCCCAGCGTGCTGTGGGACGGCGAGTGGGAGATCACCTATGTCACCTTCCGCGACATGGGCGCCGCCTTCGGCGTGGCCTTGCTGGGCATTTATCTGCTGGTGGTGGGCCTGTTCAAGAGCTTCAAGATCCCGCTGCTGGTCCTGGTCCCGGTGCCCTTGACCTTGATCGGCATCGTGCTTGGGCACTGGGCGTTTGGCGCGCCCTTTTCGGCCCCCTCCATGATCGGCTTCATCGCGCTGGCCGGCATCATCGTGCGCAACTCGATCTTGCTCGTGGACTTCATCCGCCACGCGCGGGCCCATGCTGGCTCCTTGCGCGATGCCTTGCTGGAGGCGGGCGCGGTTCGGGTCAAGCCCATCGTCTTGACCGCACTTGCGGCCATGATCGGCGGCGCCTTCATCCTGGGCGACCCCATTTTCCAGGGACTGGCCTTGTCCCTGGTCTTTGGCCTAGCCTCGTCCACCGCCCTGACCTTGCTGGTGATCCCCGCGATTTACGTGGTCTTGCGCGACGATGGCCGGCCCGAGGGATCCCCTCCCGGGCCTAAGTCGGGGATTGCTCCGGCAAACGCTTCGCGGTAG
- the ndk gene encoding nucleoside-diphosphate kinase, which translates to MAIERTLSIIKPDATRRNLTGAINDRFEKGGLRIVAQKRLRLTPEMAGQFYEVHKERSFFGSLCEFMTSGPVVAQVLEGENAVLRNREIMGATNPANAAEGTIRKDFAESIEANSVHGSDSLENAANEIAFFFSEIEIVG; encoded by the coding sequence ATGGCGATTGAACGTACCCTGTCGATCATCAAGCCCGACGCCACCCGCCGCAACCTGACCGGCGCCATCAATGACCGTTTCGAAAAAGGCGGCCTGCGCATCGTGGCCCAAAAGCGCCTGCGTCTGACCCCGGAAATGGCCGGCCAGTTCTACGAGGTCCATAAGGAGCGCTCCTTCTTCGGGTCCCTGTGCGAGTTCATGACCTCGGGCCCGGTCGTCGCCCAGGTGCTGGAAGGCGAAAACGCCGTGCTGCGCAACCGTGAAATCATGGGCGCCACCAATCCGGCCAACGCCGCCGAGGGCACCATCCGCAAGGACTTCGCCGAATCCATCGAAGCGAACTCGGTGCACGGCTCCGACTCCCTCGAAAACGCCGCCAACGAGATCGCCTTCTTCTTCTCCGAGATCGAGATCGTCGGCTGA
- a CDS encoding SulP family inorganic anion transporter, which translates to MAFDARPVTVAPPTFLDLFTPKLVTVLREGYGPAQIRHDLLAGLTVAIVALPLSTAIAIASGVTPDRGLYTAIIGGFLISLFGGSRFQIGGPAGAFIVLVSTTVATHGVDGLILAVFLSGLLLLAIGFLRLGTYIKFIPYPVTLGFTAGIGVVIFVSQIKEFLGLTLPAAEPAALLEKLPVLWQALPGTDWPTLALASATLAGLVLLKRWKPQWPGMLLVIAVAAGITALFKLPVETIGSRFGGIPTGLPAPALPSLSWARVEEVFPTAITFALLGAIESLLSAVVADSMTGRNHRSNCELVAQGIANMGSALFGGICVTGTIARTATNVRAGAHGPMAGIMHALFLLAFILVAAPLGDRIPLAALAAVLMLLSWNMIERHAVMTLFRGSRGDAVVFLCTFGLTVFRSLTEAILVGVAVGATLFISRMSALTEVTAERAFIPEDRPDGTPAERLPYDARTARDPAVAVYRISGAFFFGAAASVGSALERIADRHRTVILDVSAVPFLDSTAAHTIEGLAHKAARRGVRMILTGASVPMRRLLLAHGVRPPLVLFDRSIADALAVVHAPAPESPP; encoded by the coding sequence ATGGCTTTTGATGCGCGTCCGGTGACGGTCGCTCCCCCCACGTTCCTGGACCTCTTTACCCCCAAGCTGGTGACGGTCTTGCGCGAGGGCTACGGCCCGGCCCAGATCCGCCACGACCTTCTGGCCGGTCTGACGGTGGCCATCGTCGCCTTGCCCCTGTCCACCGCCATCGCCATTGCCTCCGGTGTCACCCCCGACCGGGGCCTGTACACGGCGATTATTGGCGGCTTTCTGATTTCGTTGTTCGGCGGCAGCCGCTTTCAAATCGGCGGTCCGGCGGGCGCTTTCATCGTCTTAGTCTCGACCACGGTGGCGACCCATGGGGTGGACGGCCTGATCCTTGCGGTGTTCCTCTCGGGCCTTTTGCTGCTGGCCATCGGGTTTTTACGGCTTGGAACCTATATCAAATTCATCCCCTATCCCGTGACCCTGGGCTTTACCGCCGGCATCGGCGTGGTGATCTTTGTCAGCCAGATCAAGGAATTCCTGGGCCTGACCCTGCCCGCCGCGGAGCCTGCGGCGCTTTTGGAAAAACTGCCGGTGTTGTGGCAGGCTCTGCCCGGCACCGATTGGCCCACCTTGGCCCTGGCCAGCGCCACCTTGGCGGGCTTGGTCCTGCTCAAGCGCTGGAAACCCCAGTGGCCCGGCATGCTCCTCGTCATCGCCGTGGCTGCCGGGATCACGGCTTTGTTCAAGCTGCCGGTGGAAACCATTGGCTCGCGCTTTGGCGGCATCCCCACAGGCCTGCCGGCCCCCGCCCTGCCCTCCCTGTCCTGGGCCCGGGTAGAGGAGGTTTTTCCGACAGCCATCACCTTCGCGTTGCTGGGCGCCATCGAATCCCTACTCTCGGCGGTGGTAGCCGACAGCATGACCGGGCGTAACCACCGCTCCAACTGCGAACTGGTGGCCCAAGGGATTGCCAACATGGGCTCGGCCCTGTTTGGCGGCATTTGTGTGACCGGCACCATTGCCCGGACCGCGACCAACGTGCGGGCCGGCGCTCACGGCCCGATGGCGGGCATCATGCACGCCTTGTTCTTGCTCGCGTTTATCCTGGTGGCGGCTCCTTTGGGCGACCGGATCCCGTTGGCGGCACTGGCGGCGGTCTTGATGCTGCTGTCGTGGAACATGATCGAACGCCACGCCGTGATGACCTTGTTTCGGGGCTCGCGGGGCGACGCGGTGGTGTTTTTGTGCACGTTTGGCCTGACCGTGTTCCGCTCCCTGACCGAGGCCATTTTGGTTGGGGTGGCGGTGGGGGCGACCTTGTTCATCAGCCGCATGTCGGCCTTGACCGAGGTCACGGCCGAGCGGGCCTTTATCCCCGAGGACCGACCCGACGGCACCCCGGCCGAGCGCCTCCCCTATGATGCGCGCACGGCACGCGATCCGGCGGTGGCGGTCTATCGCATCAGCGGGGCGTTTTTCTTTGGTGCGGCGGCCTCGGTCGGCTCGGCTCTGGAGCGCATCGCCGATCGCCACCGCACCGTGATCTTGGACGTGTCGGCCGTCCCATTCCTAGATTCCACCGCCGCCCACACCATCGAGGGGCTGGCCCACAAGGCAGCGCGCCGGGGGGTGCGGATGATCCTCACCGGGGCCTCGGTGCCCATGCGCCGCTTGTTGCTGGCCCACGGGGTGCGCCCCCCTCTGGTCTTGTTTGACCGCTCGATCGCCGACGCCCTTGCCGTTGTTCACGCCCCAGCCCCGGAGAGCCCCCCATGA
- a CDS encoding YjgN family protein, producing MSAPIPPGALPVTFHGRARDYFGIWITNLLLTLVTIGLWSAWAKVRRLRYFYGNTEAAGGSLDYTARPWSILLGRVLVVGILGLVALVETASPFASVPVGLASLALLPWLVNRSLRFNARMTLWQAVRFDFRGTYGAAAKVHLGWPLASAVSLGILLPFATRASGRYWVNHRFLGTARFASLPPMGPFYAALLQAGLVMGLAFATCGAAGAAVFMGLGGEFQEAEELGAALTVSFLPAFLLARVFYRTRARAILLNHLTLEEGHRFVCRLSALRYTWIVATNAVATLLTLGFAHPWTAVRAWRYQCSCLWILPAGAIDTFISKQREAGSAFASEFADLEGFDIGV from the coding sequence ATGAGCGCCCCCATCCCGCCCGGCGCCCTGCCCGTGACCTTTCATGGCCGGGCCCGCGACTACTTCGGGATCTGGATCACCAACCTCCTGCTCACCTTGGTGACCATCGGCCTGTGGTCGGCCTGGGCCAAGGTGCGGCGGCTGCGCTATTTTTACGGCAACACCGAAGCGGCTGGCGGCAGCCTTGATTACACCGCCCGGCCGTGGTCCATCCTGCTGGGCCGGGTGCTGGTGGTGGGTATCCTGGGGCTGGTCGCCCTGGTGGAGACCGCCTCGCCCTTTGCCAGCGTCCCGGTGGGTCTGGCCTCGCTGGCCCTTTTGCCCTGGCTGGTCAACCGATCGCTACGTTTCAACGCGCGTATGACCCTCTGGCAGGCGGTGCGCTTCGACTTTCGCGGCACCTATGGCGCGGCAGCTAAGGTCCATTTGGGCTGGCCCCTGGCCAGTGCTGTGTCGCTCGGGATTTTGCTGCCTTTCGCCACCCGGGCCAGCGGCCGCTATTGGGTGAACCACCGTTTTTTGGGAACGGCGCGCTTCGCCAGTCTGCCGCCGATGGGGCCCTTTTACGCCGCCCTGCTCCAGGCCGGGCTGGTGATGGGGCTGGCGTTTGCGACGTGCGGGGCAGCGGGCGCGGCGGTTTTCATGGGCCTCGGCGGGGAGTTCCAAGAAGCGGAAGAACTTGGCGCCGCCCTCACCGTGTCTTTTCTGCCCGCCTTCCTGCTGGCCCGGGTGTTTTACCGCACCCGCGCCCGGGCGATTTTGCTCAATCACCTGACCTTGGAGGAAGGACACCGCTTCGTGTGCCGGCTCTCGGCGCTACGCTACACTTGGATCGTGGCGACCAACGCAGTGGCAACGCTACTCACCCTGGGCTTTGCCCATCCGTGGACCGCGGTGCGGGCGTGGCGCTACCAGTGTTCTTGTCTTTGGATCCTGCCGGCTGGGGCGATTGATACGTTTATCAGCAAACAGCGGGAGGCTGGTTCGGCCTTTGCCTCCGAGTTTGCCGACCTTGAAGGGTTTGACATCGGTGTCTAG
- a CDS encoding M48 family metallopeptidase → MERGIDGTVMQTGTAQGRPARLGLVAGRLVLEDGETQTSLDPAHLSISEAVTGVPRRVVLDDGRCFITRDSQGVARLLGATRQRDPGRWLARVERGSPGVLLGLALMVLVLLVSLRWAVPLATDHVALLVPTPVERALGQHAFLTLEKTALAPSRLPEARQAALRQRFEALVMAAGLDSSPGLVLAEAPRLGPNALAFPGGPVVLTDALVALADSDEAVAGVLAHELIHIREHHGLRRLISGVGVVVVAGVVTGDHGRLGGRGGGPAGPAARPELFARL, encoded by the coding sequence ATGGAACGGGGCATCGACGGCACCGTGATGCAAACGGGAACGGCGCAGGGGCGGCCCGCTCGCCTGGGCTTGGTGGCCGGGCGGCTCGTGCTGGAAGATGGGGAAACCCAAACCAGCCTGGACCCCGCCCATCTCTCGATCAGCGAGGCTGTCACCGGGGTGCCGCGCCGGGTGGTGTTAGACGATGGTCGCTGCTTCATCACCCGGGATTCCCAGGGGGTGGCCCGTCTTCTCGGGGCGACGAGACAGCGCGACCCGGGCCGCTGGCTGGCCCGGGTGGAACGGGGCTCGCCGGGTGTCCTGCTGGGCCTCGCCCTGATGGTTCTGGTCTTGCTTGTGAGCCTGCGCTGGGCCGTGCCCCTCGCCACCGACCACGTGGCCCTTTTGGTGCCGACGCCGGTGGAGCGGGCCTTGGGTCAGCATGCCTTTCTGACCTTGGAGAAAACAGCCCTGGCGCCGTCCCGCTTGCCCGAGGCGCGCCAAGCGGCTTTGCGCCAGCGCTTTGAGGCCTTGGTGATGGCGGCCGGCCTCGACAGCTCGCCCGGACTGGTCCTGGCCGAGGCGCCCCGCTTGGGACCCAATGCCCTGGCCTTCCCCGGAGGACCCGTGGTCCTGACCGACGCCCTGGTCGCCCTGGCGGACAGTGACGAGGCGGTAGCGGGGGTCCTGGCCCACGAACTGATTCACATCCGCGAACACCACGGCTTGCGCCGGCTGATCTCGGGGGTGGGCGTCGTGGTGGTGGCCGGGGTGGTGACGGGGGACCATGGGCGCCTTGGTGGAAGAGGCGGCGGCCCTGCCGGCCCTGCTGCTCGACCGGAGCTATTCGCGCGCCTTTGA
- a CDS encoding M48 family metalloprotease, translated as MGALVEEAAALPALLLDRSYSRAFEREADDGARVLLARTGTDAEPFRALLARLARLSDDGGWLSTHPGMAERLQRMEREI; from the coding sequence ATGGGCGCCTTGGTGGAAGAGGCGGCGGCCCTGCCGGCCCTGCTGCTCGACCGGAGCTATTCGCGCGCCTTTGAGCGCGAGGCCGACGACGGGGCCCGGGTCCTGCTGGCCCGCACCGGAACCGATGCCGAACCGTTTCGCGCCTTGCTGGCCCGCTTGGCCCGCCTGTCCGATGACGGCGGCTGGCTGTCCACCCACCCCGGCATGGCAGAACGCCTGCAACGCATGGAGCGCGAAATCTAA
- a CDS encoding TRAP transporter substrate-binding protein has translation MKRRDFLAAASAGTAVAVGGLAAPALAQERLEWKMVTPWPKNAPGVGVNAQRFADMVTAMSGGRLTITLFAAGELVPPFEVMDAIQADTAQIGHATSYYWQGKAPALNLFTAIPFGLMAWELDAWITNGPGQALWEEVYAPFGIQPFYAGNSGVQAGGWFNKEINTLEDLKGLRMRIAGLGGEVMRRLGAATVLTPPGEIMPALMAGAVDAAEWVSPWLDIAFGLQKAAKYYYMPAFHEPGPSLEVIVNKARYQALPADLKAIVRYAAQATSAQTLADFTYNNTLVFADMATKYPTIQIRTFPDEVIQEMGRQTRLVLEDMSAKDPLTAKVYESLRTFVLQCTKYQDHADLPALRHRKLALGI, from the coding sequence ATGAAGCGGCGTGATTTTCTGGCGGCGGCCTCGGCCGGTACCGCCGTTGCGGTGGGCGGCTTGGCAGCCCCGGCCCTGGCGCAAGAGCGCCTGGAGTGGAAGATGGTGACGCCCTGGCCGAAAAACGCGCCCGGGGTCGGGGTCAATGCCCAGCGATTTGCCGACATGGTCACCGCCATGTCGGGCGGACGTCTGACCATCACCTTGTTCGCGGCCGGTGAGCTGGTGCCGCCGTTCGAGGTCATGGATGCCATTCAGGCCGACACGGCGCAGATTGGCCACGCGACCTCGTATTACTGGCAAGGCAAGGCGCCGGCCCTCAACCTATTCACCGCCATCCCGTTTGGCTTGATGGCCTGGGAACTGGACGCCTGGATCACCAATGGCCCCGGACAAGCGCTGTGGGAAGAGGTCTACGCCCCCTTTGGCATCCAGCCGTTTTACGCGGGAAACTCCGGCGTGCAGGCCGGCGGCTGGTTTAACAAGGAGATCAACACCCTTGAGGATCTCAAGGGGCTGCGCATGCGCATTGCCGGCCTGGGGGGCGAGGTGATGCGGCGCCTGGGAGCGGCCACCGTGCTAACGCCGCCGGGCGAGATCATGCCGGCCTTGATGGCAGGGGCGGTCGATGCCGCCGAGTGGGTCAGCCCCTGGCTAGACATTGCCTTTGGCCTCCAGAAAGCGGCCAAGTACTACTACATGCCAGCCTTCCACGAGCCCGGCCCCTCGCTGGAGGTGATTGTCAACAAGGCACGCTACCAAGCCCTGCCGGCCGACCTTAAAGCCATTGTCCGCTACGCCGCTCAGGCGACCAGCGCCCAGACCCTGGCCGACTTCACCTACAACAACACCCTGGTTTTCGCCGACATGGCGACCAAATACCCCACCATCCAAATCCGCACCTTCCCCGACGAGGTGATCCAGGAGATGGGGCGCCAGACCCGACTGGTTCTGGAGGATATGTCCGCCAAGGATCCCCTGACCGCCAAGGTCTATGAATCCCTGCGCACCTTCGTCTTGCAGTGCACCAAGTACCAAGATCACGCCGACTTGCCGGCGCTACGCCACCGCAAACTGGCCCTTGGCATTTAA
- a CDS encoding PLP-dependent aminotransferase family protein produces MLPIALERTSSAPTLQEQIYRFIRDRVMAGHLPAGARLPSTRELAQSLGVSRNTVVLAFDWLAAEGYIERHAGSGTFVARLLPPNLTPAPALPETRPVPDPQEPPPVVPPAVPPPVLAGEGRPVFDFWYGRPDPRLFPAHTWRMLAGMVLGACARGLADYGDRGGDPDLRSAIATHLAGARGLAAAPDQVIITAGAQEALNLIARLLVEPGTPVALEAPGYDAAARVFEDHGARIHPVPLDHEGLDPTALRGVRPRLVFVTPSHQFPTGAVMTLARRRALIEHCAQFGGRIIEDDYDGEIIYDRPPVAALAALDGLERTLYVGSFSKTLGNGLRLGYVVVPRALVPAARAVKGLMSYGQSWLDQQILAAFLASGRFERHLRRLRVTYRARRDAARAGLLALFGPELRVEGADAGLHLYCTLPPSAPSAQEVARCARARGIGFYPAEASGLRGGGVDLARSLIIGYGALTPEEINEAFRRLEGL; encoded by the coding sequence ATGCTGCCTATCGCCTTGGAACGCACCAGCAGCGCCCCTACCTTGCAAGAGCAGATCTATCGCTTTATCCGCGACCGGGTGATGGCGGGGCATCTGCCGGCCGGCGCTCGTCTGCCCTCGACCCGCGAGTTGGCGCAAAGCCTGGGGGTGTCGCGCAACACGGTGGTCCTGGCTTTCGACTGGCTGGCCGCCGAGGGCTATATCGAGCGCCACGCCGGATCCGGGACGTTTGTGGCCCGTCTCCTGCCGCCCAACCTCACCCCCGCGCCGGCCCTACCCGAAACACGCCCCGTCCCCGATCCGCAAGAACCGCCGCCCGTGGTGCCGCCCGCCGTTCCGCCGCCCGTGCTGGCGGGCGAGGGGCGGCCGGTGTTTGACTTCTGGTATGGCCGTCCCGATCCCCGGCTGTTTCCCGCGCATACATGGCGCATGCTGGCCGGTATGGTATTGGGCGCTTGCGCCCGGGGGTTGGCCGACTACGGCGATCGCGGTGGCGACCCGGATTTGCGCAGCGCCATCGCCACCCATCTGGCCGGCGCCCGGGGCCTTGCCGCCGCGCCCGACCAAGTGATCATCACCGCTGGCGCCCAGGAAGCCTTGAACCTGATCGCCCGCCTGCTGGTCGAGCCCGGCACCCCGGTTGCCCTGGAAGCCCCCGGCTACGATGCCGCCGCCCGGGTGTTCGAGGATCATGGGGCGCGGATCCATCCCGTCCCCCTCGACCACGAGGGCCTGGATCCGACCGCCCTGCGCGGCGTGCGCCCACGCTTGGTGTTTGTCACGCCGTCCCACCAGTTTCCCACCGGGGCGGTCATGACCCTGGCGCGGCGGCGGGCCCTCATTGAGCACTGCGCCCAGTTTGGCGGGCGCATCATTGAAGACGATTACGACGGAGAGATCATCTACGACCGGCCGCCCGTTGCCGCCTTGGCCGCTCTCGACGGGCTGGAGCGTACCCTTTATGTCGGGTCCTTTTCCAAGACCTTGGGCAACGGGTTGCGGCTGGGCTATGTCGTGGTGCCGCGCGCCCTGGTTCCCGCTGCCCGCGCCGTCAAGGGGTTGATGAGCTATGGCCAGTCCTGGCTTGACCAGCAGATCCTGGCCGCGTTTCTCGCCAGCGGCCGCTTTGAGCGGCATTTACGCCGTTTGCGCGTGACCTATCGCGCTCGTCGTGATGCCGCGCGCGCTGGTCTTTTGGCCCTGTTTGGTCCCGAGCTGCGGGTGGAGGGGGCGGATGCCGGCTTGCATCTTTATTGCACCTTGCCGCCCTCGGCTCCGAGTGCCCAGGAGGTGGCCCGGTGTGCTCGGGCGCGGGGCATCGGGTTTTATCCGGCCGAGGCGTCGGGGCTGCGGGGGGGCGGTGTGGATCTTGCGCGGAGCTTGATCATTGGGTATGGCGCGCTGACGCCGGAAGAAATCAACGAGGCCTTTCGTCGATTAGAGGGGCTATGA
- a CDS encoding pyridoxamine 5'-phosphate oxidase family protein, with protein MTDTPPSERTRVKRYHWLAKYDKETIHAILDACPHAHVGYLHEGHPLVTPTLVWRDGEVLYWHGSRVARMIQATTGQEVCLCASIIDGLVLARSAYNYNINHRSVMVFGVAQPVTDPAEKEAQLKRFVNGLIPGQWDRLRPMTEQELKVTALMRLDLTEASAKVRTGQPEDDEADYALPIWAGVIPITTTIGTPEPDPRNLPEAEMPADVLKFKIG; from the coding sequence ATGACCGACACCCCTCCCAGCGAGCGGACCCGCGTCAAACGCTATCACTGGCTGGCAAAGTACGACAAGGAAACCATCCACGCCATCCTCGACGCCTGCCCCCATGCCCACGTCGGCTATCTCCACGAGGGGCACCCCCTGGTGACCCCCACCTTGGTATGGCGCGATGGCGAGGTCTTGTACTGGCACGGATCGCGGGTGGCCCGCATGATCCAGGCGACCACGGGACAGGAAGTGTGCCTGTGCGCCTCGATCATCGATGGGCTGGTGCTGGCCCGCTCGGCCTATAACTACAACATCAACCACCGCTCGGTGATGGTGTTCGGCGTGGCCCAGCCGGTGACCGATCCGGCGGAAAAAGAGGCCCAGCTCAAGCGCTTCGTCAACGGCCTGATCCCCGGCCAGTGGGACCGCCTGCGCCCGATGACCGAGCAGGAACTCAAAGTGACAGCCCTGATGCGCCTCGACCTCACGGAAGCCTCGGCCAAAGTGCGCACCGGCCAGCCCGAAGACGACGAAGCCGACTACGCCCTGCCCATCTGGGCCGGCGTCATCCCGATCACCACAACCATCGGAACCCCAGAACCGGACCCGCGCAACCTCCCTGAAGCGGAAATGCCGGCCGATGTTCTGAAGTTTAAAATCGGCTAG